One Oenanthe melanoleuca isolate GR-GAL-2019-014 chromosome 3, OMel1.0, whole genome shotgun sequence DNA segment encodes these proteins:
- the BPNT1 gene encoding 3'(2'),5'-bisphosphate nucleotidase 1 has protein sequence MASPALLMRVVASAYSVAEKAATIVRNVMSAGDLGIVEKAGPNDLQTKADRLVQMSICASLARKFPKVTIIGEEELPTDDVTEDLIEDGHCEEILKKPCPAQYTGIKEEELVIWVDPLDGTKEYTEGLLDHVTVLIGIAYGGKAIAGVINQPYYNYEAGANAVLGRTIWGVLGMGAFGFQLTEAPAGKHIVVTTRSHSSALVNECIAALNPDHVIRVGGAGNKVIQLIEGKASAYVFASPGCKKWDTCAPEAILHAVGGKLTDIRGNSFQYNKEVKHMNSAGVLATLRNYDYYASRIPNTVKESLVP, from the exons ATggcttctccagctctcctcaTGCGTGTGGTGGCCTCGGCATATTCTGTTGCAGAAAAAGCTGCAACAATTGTTAGAAATGTGATGTCTGCAGGAGATCTGGGCATAGTGGAGAAG GCTGGACCCAATGACTTGCAGACCAAAGCTGACAGACTGGTCCAAATGAGCATTTGTGCTTCCCTGGCACGGAAGTTTCCCAAGGTTACAATCATAGGAGAAGAA GAACTGCCCACTGATGATGTAACTGAAGATTTAATTGAAGATGGTCACTGTGAAGAAATACTGAAGAAACCTTGTCCTGCTCAGTACACAGGAATTAAAGAGGAAGAG cttgtAATATGGGTTGATCCCTTGGATGGAACCAAGGAGTACACTGAAG GTCTCCTTGACCACGTAACGGTTCTTATTGGAATTGCCTATGGAGGCAAAGCAATAGCAGGAGTTATTAACCAGCCATATTACAACTATGAG GCAGGAGCTaatgcagtgctgggcaggacaATCTGGGGAGTGCTGGGCATGGGTGCCTTTGGCTTTCAGCTGACAGAAGCACCTGCTGGCAAACACATCGTCGTTACCACCCGCtcccacagcagtgccctggtgAACGAGTGCATCGCTGCTTTGAACCCAGACCATGTCATCAGAGTTGGAGGAGCAGGAAACAAG GTCATTCAACTCATAGAAGGCAAAGCATCTGCTTATGTATTTGCCAGTCCTGGGTGCAAGAAGTGGGATACATGTGCACCTGAAGCTATCCTACATGCTGTGGGAG gcAAGTTAACTGATATTCGTGGAAATTCATTTCAGTATAACAAGGAGGTGAAACACATGAATTCAGCTGGGGTCCTCGCCACTTTGAGAAATTATGACTACTATGCCAGTCGTATTCCCAACACTGTGAAAGAATCTCTTGTGCCTTAA